Proteins encoded within one genomic window of uncultured Draconibacterium sp.:
- a CDS encoding threonine/serine exporter family protein, whose translation MIVLEILTKAFWSGIAAVGFAILFNVPKRTLFPIGAMGAIGGFIKFGSMFLGVEIVFASFIGATIIGIISIQMAHLKKSPPLIFSIPGVIPMVPGAFAYRMMLGFIALIDLEDKDVYIQTLIDTANNGAKMIFILISLAIGVSIPMLISRKESIKKLKKTTN comes from the coding sequence ATGATAGTACTCGAAATACTCACAAAAGCTTTTTGGTCGGGAATTGCAGCCGTAGGTTTTGCCATTCTTTTTAATGTGCCAAAACGCACGCTCTTTCCCATTGGAGCCATGGGAGCAATTGGCGGATTTATAAAATTTGGCAGTATGTTTTTGGGAGTCGAAATTGTTTTTGCATCGTTTATCGGAGCTACAATCATAGGAATTATCAGCATACAAATGGCCCACCTGAAAAAAAGTCCTCCACTGATTTTTTCCATCCCCGGCGTAATTCCAATGGTTCCCGGAGCATTCGCCTACCGAATGATGTTAGGATTTATTGCATTAATTGATCTTGAGGACAAAGACGTTTATATACAAACACTTATCGACACCGCTAACAACGGTGCAAAGATGATTTTCATACTTATTTCGCTGGCCATTGGCGTATCAATACCAATGCTGATTAGTAGAAAAGAATCGATAAAAAAGTTGAAGAAGACTACGAATTAA